The proteins below are encoded in one region of Ascochyta rabiei chromosome 21, complete sequence:
- a CDS encoding Endo-polygalacturonase, which yields MQTIGLSVLLALATVGQSTYIKERPAKPTATAAPCHVTAYSAIPAAIAACTAITLDGITVPGNSTIDLSKLKKGTKVTFKGTTFWEYFDANYPFIKVGGTNIEITAANGAVLDGNGQSWWDGLGSNGGIAKPNHFIELNKVLGSSSVHDIYIQNYPVHCFAISNSAGLDVYHITLNNSAGYAPNARSNGLPASHNSDGFDISSTNDTKVRDSVVINQDDCVAITSGNNIIVDNMHCNGSHGLSIGSVGGKSNNNVTNIVFRNSVVLNAENGARIKTNENTTGWINNIVFENIRVENISIYGIDIQQDYLNGGPTGHPTAGVIISDITIKNVTGTATKKGRNYYILCGPGSCKNIFIKDVDIQGGGVPSLCNYQTGGNFNCDGHLSMTSS from the exons ATGCAAACAATTG GTCTTTCAGTGCTGCTGGCACTCGCCACTGTTGGGCAGTCCACCTACATAAAGGAGCGTCCCGCCAAGCCTACAGCTACTGCCGCCCCATGCCACGTGACCGCTTACTCAGCTATCCCGGCTGCTATCGCGGCTTGCACTGCCATCACTCTCGACGGCATCACCGTTCCTGGAAACTCAACCATCGATCTCTCGAAGCTAAAGAAAGGTACCAAAGTCACCTTCAAGGGTACTACATTTTGGGAATACTTTGATGCCAACTACCCGTTCATCAAGGTTGGAGGCACAAATATTGAGATCACTGCCGCTAATGGCGCTGTCCTTGATGGCAATGGTCAATCATGGTGGGATGGTCTGGGTAGCAATGGTGGCATTGCCAA ACCCAACCATTTCATCGAACTCAACAAGGTTCTTGGATCTAGTTCAGTGCACGACATCTACATTCAAAACTACCCGGTGCACTGCTTTGCCATCAGCAACAGCGCTGGCCTTGACGTCTACCACATTACTCTCAACAATAGTGCTGGATATGCTCCCAACGCTCGTTCTAACGGCCTGCCAGCCTCGCACAACAGTGATGGTTTCGATATATCCTCAACCAACGACACGAAGGTCCGCGACAGTGTAGTTATCAACCAAGACGACTGTGTAGCCATCACCAGTGGTAACAATATCATCGTCGACAACATGCACTGCAACGGCAGCCACGGACTATCCATCGGCTCGGTGGGCGGCAAGTCCAACAACAATGTCACCAACATTGTCTTCAGAAACTCCGTTGTTCTCAATGCTGAGAATGGTGCCCGCATCAAGACCAATGAGAACACCACTGGCTGGATTAACAACATCGTGTTCGAGAACATTCGCGTTGAGAACATCTCCATCTACGGCATCGACATCCAGCAAGACTACCTCAACGGAGGTCCCACGGGTCACCCGACTGCTGGGGTTATTATCTCCGACATCACCATCAAGAACGTTACAGGTACCGCGACAAAGAAGGGCAGGAACTACTACATCCTCTGCGGTCCGGGCAGCTGCAAGAACATTTTCATCAAGGATGTCGACATTCAAGGTGGAGGCGTGCCCAGTTTGTGTAACTATCAGACAGGAGGCAACTTTAATTGCGATGGACATCTCAGCATGACGAGCTCCTAG